In Daphnia magna isolate NIES linkage group LG7, ASM2063170v1.1, whole genome shotgun sequence, a single genomic region encodes these proteins:
- the LOC116927930 gene encoding actin-related protein 2/3 complex subunit 5-B — translation MAKNTSSSAFRKIDVDQYNEDNYKEDDCGESQSPPVGPDEKEITNFINQGKNIEALKTVLRNAPISSRNQMIKDTALNVVMQVLLSVKSSQIEEAVNALDRDHLDILMKYIYRGFETPSEGSSGQLLAWHEKVHAVAGVGCIVRVLTDKKRV, via the exons ATGGCTAAAAATACTTCAAGTTCTGCCTTTCGTAAGATTGATGTTGACCAGTATAATGAAGATAACTACAAAGAGGATGATTGTGGTGAATCACAGTCACCTCCGGTCGGACCAGACGAGAAAGAAATTACCAACTTTATCAATCA ggggAAGAACATTGAAGCCCTGAAAACAGTGCTTAGGAATGCTCCCATCTCATCACGAAATCAAATGATCAAA GACACAGCCCTTAATGTAGTAATGCAAGTGCTGCTCTCTGTGAAATCTTCCCAGATAGAGGAGGCGGTTAATGCCCTTGATCGTGATCATCTTGATATCCTGATGAAGTATATTTACAGAGGCTTTGAAACTCCATCAGAAGGCTCTAGTGGCCAGTTGCTGGCATGGCATGAGAAAGTCCACGCTGTTGCCGGAGTTGGCTGCATTGTCAGAGTCCTAACCGACAAGAAACGAGTTTGA